The Anastrepha ludens isolate Willacy chromosome 2, idAnaLude1.1, whole genome shotgun sequence genome contains a region encoding:
- the LOC128854744 gene encoding uncharacterized protein DDB_G0283357 isoform X3: MAVFLINICKFNGCGITFPSLGDLIQHIEDTHIDYDPKVVEQKEQAQPACLPLSYVLRFISEDARKESPFLSANTTGVELKRKLAIKHHSYSMSSSNRSNTPTGSEMDDDEMVVSESEDSNDSWTTEEFSSEFIMRYGSRHSGTGSNGTPGNEKPFACPVPGCKKRYKNVNGIKYHSKNGHKKDGKVRKGYKCHCGKSYKTAQGLKNHALVAHNSSPESVLSTQHVANMTATSNGSSVNVGAGIILQRSSSPSQSLGSLSPSSISNMSSSASSCHGSASSNTHNGNGNTAGNNNGGSNTTTSAVTNNVLQQLTNGTLGNGSPNVVATTNGVGLSLHHHQHHTQQQQQHQFSNQQQQQQQPQLHSIGSTVAATSEQINANTSACMPFNGHLLAAAAPITNANNMSVCPNVNAVLAAANNRASAAVIGVPPVATVAVSVNGIPMNTTSGANNYNNTQIFNNPPIISPTFIEHKYSANTFKEKFLANLRANHSGAHKSSNSINNNKHSTNNSSSATNNNNNNVTSSVNANVIGNDGGTNGLVGNHTTSVSTMGASVGIDDLCSIQQQLSENYNKNTLYQKTIN, translated from the exons ACTATGATCCTAAAGTGGTCGAACAGAAAGAGCAGGCGCAGCCTGCATGTTTGCCGCTGAGCTATGTGTTGCGTTTCATATCGGAAGATGCCCGTAAGGAGAGCCCATTCCTCTCCGCCAATACGACGGGCGTTGAACTCAAACGGAAGTTGGCGATCAAACATCACAGTTACAGTATGTCGTCGTCAAATCGCAGCAATACACCTACTG GCAGTGAGATGGACGATGATGAAATGGTTGTCTCGGAGTCAGAGGACAGCAACGATTCTTGGACAACTGAGGAGTTCAGTTCTGAGTTCATAATGCGTTATGGGAGCAG GCATTCCGGTACCGGCAGCAATGGGACACCGGGCAATGAGAAGCCGTTTGCGTGTCCTGTGCCTGGTTGTAAAAAGCGTTACAAGAATGTCAACGGTATCAAGTATCACTCAAAGAATGGCCACAAAAAGGACGGAAA GGTTCGCAAAGGCTACAAATGCCATTGTGGCAAGAGCTACAAAACTGCTCAAGGCCTGAAGAATCACGCACTAGTTGCACATAATTCCTCGCCGGAGAGCGTTTTAAGCACGCAACATGTGGCTAATATGACTGCTACTAGTAATGGTTCCAGCGTTAACGTGGGCGCAGGCATAATTCTGCAACGTAGTAGTTCGCCCTCACAATCGTTGGGCTCCCTCAGTCCATCCAGCATCAGCAACATGTCGAGTAGTGCCAGTAGCTGTCATGGCAGCGCCAGCAGCAATACTCATAATGGCAATGGCAACACTGCTGGTAACAATAACGGTGGCAGCAACACAACCACATCCGCCGTCACCAACAATGTGTTGCAGCAGTTGACTAATGGTACACTTGGCAATGGTAGTCCCAATGTCGTTGCCACCACAAATGGTGTTGGACTCAGTTTgcatcatcatcaacatcacacacagcagcagcagcaacatcagTTTAGcaatcagcagcagcagcagcagcaaccacAATTACATAGCATTGGATCGACCGTAGCAGCTACATCAG AACAGATAAATGCAAACACCTCCGCCTGCATGCCTTTCAATGGGCACCTACTCGCTGCTGCTGCGCCGATCACCAATGCCAACAACATGAGTGTCTGTCCTAACGTCAATGCCGTACTTGCAGCTGCAAACAATCGTGCATCGGCCGCAGTTATCGGTGTTCCTCCAGTAGCCACAGTGGCGGTCAGCGTTAATGGCATTCCAATGAATACTACAAGTGGTGCCAATAACTATAACAATacgcaaatatttaataacCCGCCCATTATTTCACCCACTTTCATCGAACACAAGTACTCGGCAAATACTTTCAAAGAGAAATTTTTGGCCAATCTGCGTGCCAATCATAGTGGCGCACACAAATCAAGTAATagcattaacaacaacaaacattcaACTAACAATAGTAGTTCTGCcactaataacaacaataataatgtgACCAGTAGCGTGAATGCAAACGTTATTGGAAATGATGGTGGAACCAATGGCTTGGTGGGCAATCACACGACCAGCGTCTCTACAATGGGCGCTTCTGTCGGTATTGATGACTTGTGTTCTATACAACAGCAATTGAGTGAAAACTATAACAAAAACACATTGTACCAGAAGACAATAAATTGA
- the LOC128854744 gene encoding myb-like protein AA isoform X2 produces the protein MAVFLINICKFNGCGITFPSLGDLIQHIEDTHIDYDPKVVEQKEQAQPACLPLSYVLRFISEDARKESPFLSANTTGVELKRKLAIKHHSYSSEMDDDEMVVSESEDSNDSWTTEEFSSEFIMRYGSRHSGTGSNGTPGNEKPFACPVPGCKKRYKNVNGIKYHSKNGHKKDGKVRKGYKCHCGKSYKTAQGLKNHALVAHNSSPESVLSTQHVANMTATSNGSSVNVGAGIILQRSSSPSQSLGSLSPSSISNMSSSASSCHGSASSNTHNGNGNTAGNNNGGSNTTTSAVTNNVLQQLTNGTLGNGSPNVVATTNGVGLSLHHHQHHTQQQQQHQFSNQQQQQQQPQLHSIGSTVAATSGNNNNLVRSSSSGSTTGISGSGLLATQTTKTATAATNLLAANATASKILKLATNAAAQAAAAAAAANAVGTVDIIAQQQQQLKLQAIVDKVQSKQQQSTSTKIALPNLVNLGILTPATSPTKPPTQTLTFTQQQPQQPTQQQSQPTHNLPLTPISPSGPTLIQQQQQQKGIALLHQHQQQQQHKKAAQVIGSIHLTSVSTSTSTSTTASNANINNNNSNGSTTNGVSSNCVPTAATTVGSGVVAGASVAGMANAVVAAASADAVVGVVNDET, from the exons ACTATGATCCTAAAGTGGTCGAACAGAAAGAGCAGGCGCAGCCTGCATGTTTGCCGCTGAGCTATGTGTTGCGTTTCATATCGGAAGATGCCCGTAAGGAGAGCCCATTCCTCTCCGCCAATACGACGGGCGTTGAACTCAAACGGAAGTTGGCGATCAAACATCACAGTTACA GCAGTGAGATGGACGATGATGAAATGGTTGTCTCGGAGTCAGAGGACAGCAACGATTCTTGGACAACTGAGGAGTTCAGTTCTGAGTTCATAATGCGTTATGGGAGCAG GCATTCCGGTACCGGCAGCAATGGGACACCGGGCAATGAGAAGCCGTTTGCGTGTCCTGTGCCTGGTTGTAAAAAGCGTTACAAGAATGTCAACGGTATCAAGTATCACTCAAAGAATGGCCACAAAAAGGACGGAAA GGTTCGCAAAGGCTACAAATGCCATTGTGGCAAGAGCTACAAAACTGCTCAAGGCCTGAAGAATCACGCACTAGTTGCACATAATTCCTCGCCGGAGAGCGTTTTAAGCACGCAACATGTGGCTAATATGACTGCTACTAGTAATGGTTCCAGCGTTAACGTGGGCGCAGGCATAATTCTGCAACGTAGTAGTTCGCCCTCACAATCGTTGGGCTCCCTCAGTCCATCCAGCATCAGCAACATGTCGAGTAGTGCCAGTAGCTGTCATGGCAGCGCCAGCAGCAATACTCATAATGGCAATGGCAACACTGCTGGTAACAATAACGGTGGCAGCAACACAACCACATCCGCCGTCACCAACAATGTGTTGCAGCAGTTGACTAATGGTACACTTGGCAATGGTAGTCCCAATGTCGTTGCCACCACAAATGGTGTTGGACTCAGTTTgcatcatcatcaacatcacacacagcagcagcagcaacatcagTTTAGcaatcagcagcagcagcagcagcaaccacAATTACATAGCATTGGATCGACCGTAGCAGCTACATCAGGTAACAATAACAATTTAGTgcgtagcagcagcagcggcagcactACTGGCATCAGTGGCAGTGGCCTGTTGGCAACGCAAACAACTAAAACTGCGACTGCAGCTACAAACTTGCTAGCAGCTAACGCAACGGCGAGTAAAATACTTAAGTTGGCCACCAATGCTGCGGCACAGGCTGCAGCAGCTGCAGCCGCAGCCAATGCTGTTGGCACAGTTGATATCATtgcacagcagcaacaacaacttaaGCTGCAAGCAATCGTTGATAAAGTACAGTCAAAACAGCAGCAAAGTACATCAACTAAAATTGCGTTGCCAAATTTGGTAAATTTAGGCATTCTCACACCGGCCACCTCGCCAACGAAGCCACCCACGCAAACGCTCACATTTacgcaacaacaaccacaacagccaacacaacaacaatcacAGCCAACACATAATCTTCCTTTGACGCCCATTAGTCCAAGTGGACCAACACTcattcaacaacaacagcagcaaaaagGCATTGCGCTGTTGCATCagcaccaacaacagcaacaacataaaAAAGCGGCTCAGGTTATTGGTAGCATACATCTAACTAGTGTATCCACATCGACGTCAACGTCCACAACTGCGTCGAATGCCAatataaataacaacaacagcaacggcaGCACTACCAATGGTGTCAGTAGTAATTGTGTCCCTACTGCTGCTACAACAGTTGGCAGCGGTGTTGTGGCTGGCGCTAGCGTTGCAGGCATGGCGaacgctgttgttgctgctgcttctgcTGACGCAGTGGTAGGCGTTGTTAACGACGAAACGTAG
- the LOC128854744 gene encoding myb-like protein AA isoform X1 yields MAVFLINICKFNGCGITFPSLGDLIQHIEDTHIDYDPKVVEQKEQAQPACLPLSYVLRFISEDARKESPFLSANTTGVELKRKLAIKHHSYSMSSSNRSNTPTGSEMDDDEMVVSESEDSNDSWTTEEFSSEFIMRYGSRHSGTGSNGTPGNEKPFACPVPGCKKRYKNVNGIKYHSKNGHKKDGKVRKGYKCHCGKSYKTAQGLKNHALVAHNSSPESVLSTQHVANMTATSNGSSVNVGAGIILQRSSSPSQSLGSLSPSSISNMSSSASSCHGSASSNTHNGNGNTAGNNNGGSNTTTSAVTNNVLQQLTNGTLGNGSPNVVATTNGVGLSLHHHQHHTQQQQQHQFSNQQQQQQQPQLHSIGSTVAATSGNNNNLVRSSSSGSTTGISGSGLLATQTTKTATAATNLLAANATASKILKLATNAAAQAAAAAAAANAVGTVDIIAQQQQQLKLQAIVDKVQSKQQQSTSTKIALPNLVNLGILTPATSPTKPPTQTLTFTQQQPQQPTQQQSQPTHNLPLTPISPSGPTLIQQQQQQKGIALLHQHQQQQQHKKAAQVIGSIHLTSVSTSTSTSTTASNANINNNNSNGSTTNGVSSNCVPTAATTVGSGVVAGASVAGMANAVVAAASADAVVGVVNDET; encoded by the exons ACTATGATCCTAAAGTGGTCGAACAGAAAGAGCAGGCGCAGCCTGCATGTTTGCCGCTGAGCTATGTGTTGCGTTTCATATCGGAAGATGCCCGTAAGGAGAGCCCATTCCTCTCCGCCAATACGACGGGCGTTGAACTCAAACGGAAGTTGGCGATCAAACATCACAGTTACAGTATGTCGTCGTCAAATCGCAGCAATACACCTACTG GCAGTGAGATGGACGATGATGAAATGGTTGTCTCGGAGTCAGAGGACAGCAACGATTCTTGGACAACTGAGGAGTTCAGTTCTGAGTTCATAATGCGTTATGGGAGCAG GCATTCCGGTACCGGCAGCAATGGGACACCGGGCAATGAGAAGCCGTTTGCGTGTCCTGTGCCTGGTTGTAAAAAGCGTTACAAGAATGTCAACGGTATCAAGTATCACTCAAAGAATGGCCACAAAAAGGACGGAAA GGTTCGCAAAGGCTACAAATGCCATTGTGGCAAGAGCTACAAAACTGCTCAAGGCCTGAAGAATCACGCACTAGTTGCACATAATTCCTCGCCGGAGAGCGTTTTAAGCACGCAACATGTGGCTAATATGACTGCTACTAGTAATGGTTCCAGCGTTAACGTGGGCGCAGGCATAATTCTGCAACGTAGTAGTTCGCCCTCACAATCGTTGGGCTCCCTCAGTCCATCCAGCATCAGCAACATGTCGAGTAGTGCCAGTAGCTGTCATGGCAGCGCCAGCAGCAATACTCATAATGGCAATGGCAACACTGCTGGTAACAATAACGGTGGCAGCAACACAACCACATCCGCCGTCACCAACAATGTGTTGCAGCAGTTGACTAATGGTACACTTGGCAATGGTAGTCCCAATGTCGTTGCCACCACAAATGGTGTTGGACTCAGTTTgcatcatcatcaacatcacacacagcagcagcagcaacatcagTTTAGcaatcagcagcagcagcagcagcaaccacAATTACATAGCATTGGATCGACCGTAGCAGCTACATCAGGTAACAATAACAATTTAGTgcgtagcagcagcagcggcagcactACTGGCATCAGTGGCAGTGGCCTGTTGGCAACGCAAACAACTAAAACTGCGACTGCAGCTACAAACTTGCTAGCAGCTAACGCAACGGCGAGTAAAATACTTAAGTTGGCCACCAATGCTGCGGCACAGGCTGCAGCAGCTGCAGCCGCAGCCAATGCTGTTGGCACAGTTGATATCATtgcacagcagcaacaacaacttaaGCTGCAAGCAATCGTTGATAAAGTACAGTCAAAACAGCAGCAAAGTACATCAACTAAAATTGCGTTGCCAAATTTGGTAAATTTAGGCATTCTCACACCGGCCACCTCGCCAACGAAGCCACCCACGCAAACGCTCACATTTacgcaacaacaaccacaacagccaacacaacaacaatcacAGCCAACACATAATCTTCCTTTGACGCCCATTAGTCCAAGTGGACCAACACTcattcaacaacaacagcagcaaaaagGCATTGCGCTGTTGCATCagcaccaacaacagcaacaacataaaAAAGCGGCTCAGGTTATTGGTAGCATACATCTAACTAGTGTATCCACATCGACGTCAACGTCCACAACTGCGTCGAATGCCAatataaataacaacaacagcaacggcaGCACTACCAATGGTGTCAGTAGTAATTGTGTCCCTACTGCTGCTACAACAGTTGGCAGCGGTGTTGTGGCTGGCGCTAGCGTTGCAGGCATGGCGaacgctgttgttgctgctgcttctgcTGACGCAGTGGTAGGCGTTGTTAACGACGAAACGTAG